One stretch of Roseimicrobium sp. ORNL1 DNA includes these proteins:
- a CDS encoding FG-GAP and VCBS repeat-containing protein, whose translation MHRSSFLCLLLPLTLCFEACVAEEVKPSPRSPAFTAQDVDTQIEIGYGLAIADVQGDGKLDILLADKTQIVWYENPTWKKHIIAENLTPKDNVCIAARDINGDGKCEIAVGAEWNPGDTVNSGAVFYLIPPADRTQKWEPVKLHHEPTVHRMKWVKREPNKYDLVVVPLHGRGNKNGEGEGVKVLAYQMPENPKDEWKTEVISDDMHATHNFDVIRRLDDRKKEALVIGGREGLTTALWEKGKVASVHSLEHLTYKEPLPGFGEVRLGRLDPKTIFVAGIEPMHGTHLTTYPIDLTKPNNPNPERNVITDDLQDGHALACGDLLNLGRDQIVVGWRANANKLAKVGIRLYMPDDATGKKWTPYVVDDNTMACEDLVLADLNGDKKLDIIAAGRRTKNVKIYWNDSK comes from the coding sequence ATGCACCGCTCGTCCTTTCTCTGCCTGCTCCTGCCGCTGACTCTGTGCTTCGAAGCCTGTGTCGCCGAGGAGGTGAAGCCCAGCCCCCGATCCCCTGCCTTCACCGCGCAGGATGTGGATACCCAGATCGAGATCGGTTACGGCCTGGCCATCGCGGATGTGCAGGGGGACGGCAAGCTGGACATCCTGCTCGCGGACAAGACGCAAATCGTCTGGTACGAGAACCCGACGTGGAAGAAACACATCATCGCGGAGAACCTCACGCCGAAGGACAACGTCTGTATCGCAGCGCGTGACATCAACGGCGACGGCAAGTGCGAAATCGCCGTGGGCGCGGAGTGGAATCCTGGCGACACGGTGAACAGCGGCGCGGTCTTCTACCTCATCCCGCCTGCGGACCGCACGCAAAAGTGGGAGCCGGTGAAGCTGCATCACGAGCCCACGGTGCACCGCATGAAGTGGGTGAAGCGCGAACCAAACAAGTATGACCTCGTCGTGGTACCCCTGCATGGCCGCGGCAACAAGAACGGCGAAGGCGAGGGCGTGAAAGTGCTGGCCTACCAAATGCCGGAGAACCCGAAGGACGAGTGGAAGACGGAAGTCATCAGCGACGACATGCACGCCACCCATAACTTCGATGTGATCCGCCGCCTCGATGACCGGAAGAAGGAAGCCCTGGTCATCGGGGGACGCGAGGGTCTGACCACCGCGCTTTGGGAGAAGGGCAAAGTCGCCTCCGTGCACAGCCTGGAACACCTCACGTACAAGGAACCGTTGCCCGGCTTCGGCGAAGTGCGTCTTGGCAGGCTGGATCCGAAGACTATCTTCGTTGCCGGCATCGAGCCTATGCATGGCACCCACCTCACGACCTATCCTATCGACCTCACCAAGCCGAATAATCCCAATCCCGAGCGCAACGTGATCACGGATGACCTGCAGGACGGTCACGCTCTCGCATGCGGTGACTTGCTCAATCTCGGACGCGACCAAATCGTCGTGGGCTGGCGCGCCAATGCCAACAAGCTCGCTAAGGTGGGCATTCGTCTCTACATGCCCGATGACGCCACCGGCAAGAAGTGGACCCCTTATGTGGTGGATGACAACACCATGGCCTGTGAAGACCTCGTGCTCGCGGATCTGAATGGCGACAAGAAGCTGGACATCATCGCCGCTGGCCGTCGCACGAAGAATGTGAAGATCTACTGGAACGACTCGAAATAG
- a CDS encoding arylsulfatase, whose translation MSRFLLIAALHLAASAAFLSAAETARPNIVLIYADDLGYGDISCQGATRVSTPNIDRLAKEGLRFTDGHSSSATCTPSRFSMLTGEYAFRQKGTGVLPGDAGLIIKPGRTTLPSMLQKAGYKTAVVGKWHLGLGEGNVDWNTDVKPGPMEVGFDSSYIMAATGDRVPCVYVKDHKVVGLDPNDPIKVSYKEPFPGEPTGKANPDMLKLHPSHGHDMALINGISRIGYMTGGKSARWVDEDFADVITREAVSFIEANKNNAQPFFLFFATHDIHVPRVPNSRFVGKTPMGPRGDAIAQLDWSVGEVLDALERLKLAENTLIIFSSDNGPVVDDGYKDGAVEKLGDHKPAGEYRGGKYSRFEGATRVPFIVRWPAKVKPGTSDALVCQVDLSASFAALTGQTLAKGDAPDSLNVLPALLGESKEGRNHLVEHAAGLSLRKGPWKLITPANGPKVSKFTNTETGADPQMQLFDLTKDPGEKTNVASSHPEMVAEMKALLDKVATEGTPH comes from the coding sequence ATGTCACGCTTTCTCCTCATCGCAGCCCTCCATCTTGCCGCTTCTGCCGCGTTCCTCAGCGCCGCGGAGACCGCCCGGCCGAACATCGTGCTCATCTACGCAGACGACCTGGGGTATGGGGACATCAGCTGCCAGGGAGCCACGCGCGTGAGCACGCCGAATATCGACCGCCTGGCCAAGGAAGGTCTGCGCTTCACGGATGGCCATTCCTCCTCTGCGACCTGCACTCCCTCGCGCTTCTCCATGCTCACGGGGGAGTATGCCTTCCGGCAGAAGGGCACTGGCGTGCTGCCCGGAGATGCGGGTCTCATCATCAAGCCGGGCCGCACCACGCTGCCCTCCATGCTGCAGAAGGCGGGCTACAAGACTGCGGTGGTGGGCAAGTGGCACCTCGGGCTGGGCGAGGGGAATGTGGACTGGAACACGGATGTAAAGCCCGGGCCGATGGAGGTGGGCTTTGATTCCAGCTACATCATGGCCGCCACCGGAGACCGCGTCCCGTGCGTCTATGTGAAGGATCACAAGGTGGTGGGCCTGGACCCGAACGACCCCATCAAGGTCAGCTACAAGGAGCCGTTCCCCGGTGAGCCCACGGGCAAGGCGAATCCCGACATGCTCAAGCTGCATCCCAGCCACGGTCATGACATGGCGCTCATCAATGGCATCAGCCGCATCGGCTACATGACCGGAGGCAAGTCCGCGCGCTGGGTAGATGAAGACTTCGCCGATGTCATCACGCGTGAGGCGGTGTCCTTCATCGAAGCGAACAAGAACAATGCCCAGCCCTTCTTCCTTTTCTTCGCCACGCATGACATCCACGTGCCTCGTGTGCCGAATTCGCGTTTCGTGGGGAAGACGCCCATGGGTCCGCGTGGCGATGCCATTGCGCAGCTCGACTGGTCCGTGGGCGAGGTTCTCGACGCGCTGGAGCGACTGAAGCTCGCGGAGAATACGCTCATCATCTTCAGCAGCGACAATGGCCCCGTGGTGGATGACGGCTACAAGGATGGCGCCGTGGAAAAGCTCGGCGACCACAAGCCCGCTGGCGAATATCGTGGTGGAAAGTATTCCCGCTTCGAAGGTGCCACCCGCGTGCCATTCATCGTGCGCTGGCCTGCGAAGGTGAAGCCCGGCACCTCCGATGCACTCGTGTGCCAGGTAGACTTGTCTGCAAGCTTTGCCGCATTGACCGGGCAGACCCTTGCCAAGGGCGATGCACCGGACAGCCTCAATGTTCTCCCCGCGTTGCTGGGCGAGAGCAAGGAAGGCCGCAATCACCTTGTGGAGCATGCCGCCGGACTCTCGCTGCGAAAGGGGCCGTGGAAACTCATCACACCCGCGAATGGCCCCAAGGTGAGCAAGTTTACCAATACCGAAACCGGCGCCGATCCTCAGATGCAGCTTTTCGATCTCACCAAGGACCCCGGTGAAAAGACCAATGTCGCGTCTTCGCATCCCGAGATGGTGGCGGAGATGAAGGCACTGCTCGACAAGGTCGCGACCGAGGGCACTCCGCACTGA
- a CDS encoding sialidase: MLISRHHFLSLLALLSLPAIATSLYAQDPGPPPSSIAKFFQPPAEFAGKLSPHRSPLLFKDGREVKTPEDWAKRRAEIRETWESVIGKWPAVIEHPKLEKLETKQRENFMQHRIRLEIGPGQTGMGYLLVPEGKGPFPAVFVPYYDPETSAGLTDKPLRDFAYQLTKRGFVSLCIGSPGGDARKPVLGDGVACQPLHYLGYICANAWQALADLPEVDSKRIGVVGHSYGGKWSMFGSCFWDKYACAVWSDGGVVFDEARPSVNYWEPWYLGLDAKLTRKPGLITKESPRTGAYTKLVEQGMDLQELHALMAPRPFLVSGGSEDFPARWMALNHAVAVNKLLGYENRVAMTNRPDHSPNEESNAQVYAFFEWWLKPGGK; encoded by the coding sequence ATGCTCATTTCCCGGCATCACTTCCTCTCGCTACTCGCGCTGCTGTCTCTGCCTGCCATCGCCACGTCCTTGTATGCGCAGGATCCCGGTCCACCGCCATCATCCATCGCGAAGTTCTTCCAGCCGCCGGCGGAGTTCGCAGGGAAGCTCAGCCCGCACCGTTCACCCTTGCTCTTCAAGGATGGACGTGAGGTGAAGACACCAGAGGACTGGGCGAAGCGACGTGCGGAGATTCGTGAGACATGGGAGTCGGTCATTGGCAAATGGCCGGCGGTGATTGAGCATCCAAAGCTGGAAAAGCTGGAGACGAAGCAGCGGGAGAACTTCATGCAGCATCGCATCCGCCTCGAAATCGGACCGGGGCAAACGGGCATGGGTTATCTCCTCGTACCTGAGGGCAAGGGGCCGTTCCCCGCGGTGTTCGTGCCTTATTATGACCCGGAGACGAGTGCCGGCCTCACGGATAAACCGTTGCGTGACTTTGCTTATCAGCTCACCAAGCGCGGCTTCGTGAGTCTGTGCATTGGATCACCCGGTGGCGATGCGCGCAAGCCGGTGCTCGGTGATGGCGTGGCCTGCCAGCCGTTGCATTACCTCGGCTACATCTGTGCGAATGCATGGCAGGCCCTCGCGGATTTGCCTGAGGTGGACAGCAAGCGCATTGGCGTGGTGGGCCATTCGTATGGCGGGAAGTGGTCCATGTTCGGCTCGTGCTTCTGGGACAAGTATGCCTGCGCCGTGTGGTCGGACGGCGGCGTGGTCTTTGATGAAGCGCGTCCCAGTGTGAACTATTGGGAGCCGTGGTACCTCGGCTTGGATGCGAAGCTCACGCGCAAACCGGGTCTCATCACGAAGGAAAGCCCCCGTACTGGTGCGTACACGAAGCTGGTCGAGCAGGGGATGGACTTGCAGGAACTGCATGCTTTGATGGCTCCGCGCCCGTTCCTTGTGTCCGGTGGTTCGGAAGACTTTCCTGCGCGCTGGATGGCGCTCAATCATGCTGTGGCGGTGAACAAACTGCTCGGTTATGAGAACCGTGTGGCCATGACCAATCGGCCAGACCACAGCCCGAATGAGGAATCGAACGCGCAGGTCTATGCGTTCTTTGAGTGGTGGTTGAAGCCGGGTGGGAAGTAG
- a CDS encoding DedA family protein, translated as MEMLKDFLHFVMHLDESLPDFIRQHGVWIYGLLFLIIFCETGLVVTPFLPGDSLLFAVGAVAANEAIGNELNLWFVIPLMCVAGILGDAVNYSIGRRLGPAVFNREGGRFLRKDYLLKAQAFYEKHGGKAIVLARFVPIVRTFAPFVAGIGRMRYTSFAYYNIMGAIVWVVSLTLAGYFLGNIPVIKKNFEATIILIIFVSLLPIVFEWWKARKESAHAAKTPAPDKGTGAGAGIPAVAEVKVEPTSN; from the coding sequence ATGGAAATGCTTAAGGACTTCCTCCACTTCGTGATGCATCTCGATGAGAGCCTGCCGGACTTCATCCGTCAGCATGGCGTGTGGATCTATGGCCTGCTGTTCCTCATCATTTTCTGTGAGACCGGCCTGGTCGTGACCCCCTTCCTGCCGGGCGACTCCCTTCTCTTCGCCGTGGGCGCCGTGGCTGCGAATGAAGCGATTGGCAATGAATTGAACCTCTGGTTCGTGATTCCGCTCATGTGTGTGGCAGGCATCTTGGGAGACGCCGTGAACTATTCCATTGGTCGGCGGCTGGGTCCTGCTGTCTTCAATCGCGAGGGCGGTCGCTTCCTTCGCAAGGACTACCTCCTGAAGGCGCAGGCCTTCTATGAGAAGCATGGTGGCAAGGCCATTGTGCTCGCCCGCTTCGTTCCCATCGTCCGCACCTTCGCCCCCTTCGTGGCCGGTATCGGCCGCATGCGCTACACCTCCTTCGCCTACTACAACATCATGGGCGCGATCGTGTGGGTGGTAAGCCTCACATTGGCAGGCTACTTCCTGGGCAATATCCCGGTCATCAAAAAGAACTTCGAAGCGACCATCATCCTGATCATCTTCGTGTCCCTCCTGCCGATCGTGTTCGAATGGTGGAAGGCACGCAAGGAATCTGCGCATGCCGCCAAGACGCCTGCGCCTGACAAGGGCACTGGCGCTGGTGCAGGCATTCCCGCCGTCGCCGAAGTGAAGGTGGAGCCGACGTCGAACTGA
- a CDS encoding HAD family phosphatase, translated as MSRALLFDIGNVLVRFDFSPAAQKFATLSKATAQEVLSLLAPFKDDLESGRIADDDFIAQSVERIGFRGTREDFVQIWGDIFTANDPMIARVKQLSGQMPLYLFSNTSGLHKAWLFEKFDVFGLFAGGIYSHEARCMKPHEPIFHEAINVFGLEPERTLYIDDLPDNIATGRRLGFQCHQYHPDRHEEFEPALTAFEQRV; from the coding sequence ATGTCCCGGGCCCTGCTGTTTGACATTGGAAATGTGCTGGTGCGCTTCGACTTCTCGCCTGCCGCCCAGAAGTTTGCCACGCTGAGCAAAGCCACCGCCCAGGAAGTGCTGTCCCTGCTGGCCCCCTTCAAGGATGACCTGGAGAGCGGGCGCATCGCGGATGATGACTTCATCGCGCAGAGCGTGGAGCGCATCGGCTTCCGCGGGACACGCGAGGACTTCGTGCAGATCTGGGGGGACATCTTCACCGCGAATGATCCGATGATTGCGCGGGTGAAACAGCTCTCCGGCCAAATGCCGCTGTACCTCTTCTCCAACACCAGCGGCCTGCACAAGGCTTGGCTCTTCGAGAAGTTTGATGTGTTCGGGCTTTTTGCAGGAGGCATCTACTCCCATGAGGCCCGCTGCATGAAGCCGCACGAGCCCATCTTTCATGAGGCCATCAACGTCTTCGGCCTGGAGCCTGAGCGGACGCTGTACATCGATGACCTGCCGGACAACATCGCAACCGGCAGGCGTCTTGGGTTCCAATGCCACCAGTACCACCCGGACCGTCACGAGGAGTTTGAACCCGCCCTGACCGCCTTTGAACAGCGGGTTTGA
- a CDS encoding glycosyltransferase produces the protein MILLLTAGFGDGHNTAARNVRHALERLSPQEEHLVVDVFDEAHPVFAPLMKQNYQMMITRVPKAWAWFYRNSGGLKFDSKPDVTAGLRNAIGELLRKHQPRAIVCTYPIYSKLLGQLRTMGHRVPPVYTVITDSISIHPLWLIAPSEGYCVADDASRDSALKLGAEPERVHVTGFPVSLDFMTPPKPEESISKHGRMLYLPSTGVSHVAKTLESLRPLVSAGVRLTLPVGKHASRLHHVVRNFTDSLPGADIEVLGWTNQIPKLLQTHDFVICKAGGAILHESLAATCPAIIDYVVPGQEEGNAELLTSHGCGVTTRSAEETGREAAKMLEHNRAEARRMKANMLAHSMPDAAMRIAQVVLDNSQPA, from the coding sequence GTGATACTTCTACTCACGGCAGGCTTCGGCGACGGGCACAACACGGCGGCGCGCAATGTGCGCCACGCGCTGGAACGTCTTTCCCCACAAGAGGAACATCTGGTGGTGGACGTCTTTGATGAGGCGCATCCGGTCTTCGCGCCGCTGATGAAGCAGAACTACCAGATGATGATCACGCGTGTCCCGAAGGCATGGGCGTGGTTCTACCGGAACAGCGGAGGACTCAAGTTCGACAGCAAGCCGGACGTCACCGCCGGTCTTCGCAATGCCATCGGGGAACTGCTGAGGAAGCACCAGCCTCGCGCCATCGTCTGCACCTATCCCATCTACTCGAAGTTGCTGGGCCAGCTCCGCACCATGGGGCACCGCGTGCCGCCGGTCTACACGGTCATCACGGACTCCATCAGCATTCATCCGCTGTGGTTGATTGCCCCGAGTGAAGGCTACTGCGTGGCAGATGATGCCTCCCGGGACAGCGCGCTGAAGCTGGGCGCAGAGCCCGAGCGGGTGCACGTGACCGGATTCCCGGTGAGCCTGGATTTCATGACACCTCCAAAGCCGGAGGAGAGCATCTCCAAGCACGGACGCATGCTCTACCTGCCCTCCACGGGAGTCAGCCACGTGGCCAAAACGCTGGAGTCCCTGCGCCCGCTGGTGAGCGCCGGGGTGCGACTGACCCTGCCCGTGGGCAAGCACGCCTCCCGCCTGCATCATGTGGTGCGCAACTTCACCGACTCCCTGCCGGGGGCGGACATTGAAGTGCTGGGCTGGACAAATCAGATTCCCAAGCTGCTGCAGACGCACGACTTCGTGATCTGCAAGGCGGGCGGCGCGATCCTCCACGAGTCACTCGCCGCCACGTGCCCGGCCATCATCGACTACGTGGTGCCCGGTCAGGAGGAGGGAAATGCCGAACTGCTCACCAGCCATGGGTGCGGCGTGACCACCCGGTCCGCCGAGGAAACAGGCCGGGAAGCCGCGAAGATGCTGGAGCACAACCGTGCCGAGGCCCGCCGCATGAAGGCCAACATGCTGGCCCACAGCATGCCGGATGCCGCCATGCGCATCGCGCAAGTGGTGCTGGACAATTCCCAGCCTGCCTGA
- a CDS encoding PDZ domain-containing protein encodes MKITVGIIIALSLGGMFWVLRPKQSVLPSPPAAAASSASKPSPVDAGWAVDPSLFPTTDTLVLDPAIGPSLADPLPPADLVIIGGPSVLPAAKPAQTQLEEFADPVKFVEDRTKGGIGVLLFDIGGKAKVGGIAVGSSAETSGIQVGDIILSVEGHPVSGLSIKDISARVRGLVGTKVTLEVEKSDKSVVSYTLARIARRDLQAAPTKVR; translated from the coding sequence ATGAAAATCACGGTCGGTATCATCATTGCCCTGTCCCTTGGGGGGATGTTCTGGGTGCTCCGGCCAAAGCAGAGCGTGTTGCCCTCCCCGCCTGCAGCGGCAGCCAGCTCCGCTTCGAAGCCTTCTCCCGTGGATGCGGGCTGGGCAGTCGACCCCTCCCTCTTCCCGACCACGGACACGTTGGTGCTGGATCCGGCGATTGGCCCGTCCCTGGCTGATCCGCTCCCACCGGCGGACCTAGTCATCATCGGTGGTCCTTCCGTGCTCCCAGCGGCCAAGCCGGCTCAGACGCAGCTGGAGGAGTTTGCGGATCCCGTGAAGTTCGTGGAAGACAGGACCAAAGGAGGCATTGGTGTCCTGTTGTTCGACATCGGAGGTAAGGCGAAAGTAGGTGGGATCGCAGTAGGTTCTTCTGCGGAGACTTCGGGAATTCAGGTGGGAGATATCATCCTGTCTGTGGAAGGGCACCCCGTCAGCGGACTTTCCATCAAGGACATCTCCGCCCGCGTCCGTGGACTTGTCGGCACGAAGGTGACTCTGGAGGTCGAAAAGTCAGACAAGAGCGTGGTGAGTTATACCTTGGCGCGCATCGCCCGGCGGGACCTTCAGGCTGCCCCCACCAAAGTGCGATGA
- a CDS encoding TIGR01777 family oxidoreductase, which translates to MVIGITGASGFIGKALALAAKERGHRIVAYSRKKNGNVPHADETRPIQPTGDKPALDPSGLDALVHLAGETVYGYWTAAKKQRIRDSRVDLTRRVVDAIQNCKEDGPKTLLCASGTGAYGDRGDEILTESSKRGWGFLADVCAEWEREAGRAATFGVRVVYLRTGMVVGQGGGAWPLLRRVFSLRLGSRIGDGRQWVPWIHIDDEVGLILDAIENLGYNGPINLTAPNPVTNAEMTRTIANLLNTSTFIPVPGFALKLVLGELGSIALESARAKPEVALRNGYEFKYTDLEHALAMCV; encoded by the coding sequence ATGGTCATCGGCATCACGGGAGCATCGGGATTCATTGGCAAGGCACTGGCCCTCGCGGCGAAGGAACGAGGGCACCGCATCGTGGCCTATTCCCGCAAGAAAAACGGGAACGTGCCCCATGCCGATGAGACCCGCCCCATCCAGCCCACGGGGGACAAACCGGCGCTGGATCCCTCTGGTCTGGATGCACTCGTGCACCTCGCCGGGGAGACCGTGTATGGCTACTGGACTGCGGCGAAGAAGCAGCGCATCCGCGACAGCCGCGTGGACCTCACCCGCCGCGTGGTGGATGCGATCCAGAATTGCAAGGAGGATGGTCCCAAGACCCTCCTCTGCGCCAGCGGCACGGGGGCGTATGGCGATCGTGGCGATGAAATCCTCACGGAATCCTCGAAACGTGGCTGGGGATTTCTCGCCGATGTTTGCGCGGAGTGGGAACGTGAAGCGGGCCGCGCGGCCACCTTCGGCGTGCGGGTCGTGTACCTGCGCACCGGCATGGTCGTAGGCCAAGGCGGGGGAGCGTGGCCGCTCCTGCGTCGTGTTTTCAGCCTGCGCTTGGGCTCCCGCATCGGGGATGGGCGGCAGTGGGTGCCCTGGATCCACATCGATGACGAGGTCGGCCTTATTCTCGATGCCATTGAAAATCTTGGCTACAACGGACCCATCAATCTCACCGCACCCAATCCGGTGACGAATGCGGAAATGACCCGCACCATCGCCAATCTGCTGAACACCTCCACCTTCATCCCCGTGCCGGGCTTTGCCCTGAAGCTGGTCCTGGGTGAGTTGGGCAGCATCGCGCTCGAGAGCGCCCGGGCGAAGCCGGAAGTAGCGCTGAGAAACGGCTACGAGTTCAAATACACCGACCTGGAGCACGCCCTTGCCATGTGCGTGTGA
- a CDS encoding HAD family hydrolase yields the protein MSAAQTTIGLVYDFDQTLSPGYMTDDVVFPHYGISVEQFWKRSQSLVDDQGYDNELAYLKTMLDLLTPDPPTNAELRALGPKLRLYPGLPDMFTELESLLGPDHRALGVRLEHYIISSGLRELLEGSVLRPHVKAVFGCEFAEDREGRISFPKRVIGHTTKTQFLFRINKGMLEPHEDVNDHMPSDMRPIPFQHMVYLGDGPTDVPCFTLMRRYGGNAIAVYSPDDATRKSFRKCWQLSAHADRVKHIAPADYRKGSHLRLMLEEMISEIADGIVRRKRAEVDNSMVSAPGF from the coding sequence ATGTCCGCCGCTCAGACCACCATTGGCCTCGTCTACGATTTTGATCAGACACTCAGTCCCGGCTACATGACGGATGACGTCGTGTTCCCGCACTACGGCATCAGCGTGGAGCAATTCTGGAAGCGCAGTCAGTCGCTTGTGGATGACCAGGGGTATGACAATGAGCTGGCCTATCTGAAGACCATGCTGGATCTGCTCACGCCGGACCCGCCCACCAATGCCGAGCTGCGCGCGCTTGGACCGAAGCTGCGCCTTTATCCCGGCCTGCCGGACATGTTCACCGAGCTGGAGTCCCTGCTGGGGCCCGATCATCGTGCGTTGGGCGTGCGGCTTGAGCACTACATCATCAGCTCCGGACTCCGCGAGCTGCTGGAGGGCAGCGTGCTCCGCCCGCATGTGAAGGCCGTGTTCGGTTGCGAATTCGCGGAGGATCGCGAAGGACGCATCAGCTTCCCGAAACGCGTCATCGGACACACCACCAAGACGCAGTTCCTCTTCCGCATCAACAAGGGCATGCTGGAGCCGCATGAGGATGTGAATGATCACATGCCCTCAGACATGCGGCCCATTCCCTTCCAGCACATGGTCTATCTCGGGGACGGTCCCACGGATGTGCCCTGCTTCACCCTCATGCGCCGCTACGGTGGCAATGCCATCGCCGTGTACAGCCCGGATGACGCCACCCGCAAGAGCTTCCGCAAGTGCTGGCAGCTCAGCGCGCACGCGGATCGCGTGAAGCACATCGCCCCCGCGGATTATAGGAAGGGCAGCCACCTCCGCCTCATGCTGGAGGAAATGATTTCCGAAATCGCCGATGGCATCGTGCGCCGGAAACGCGCTGAAGTGGACAACTCCATGGTGAGTGCGCCGGGGTTTTAG